AAATCAGCCAAATCTATACGAAGAAGTCCTGTACTAGAAAATTGAGCCAGCATTTCGAAAATCCGGATCGAATAAGTACTTCGAAGGCCTGCAACACGCTGCAAACTATACGTTGTAAATTTTTCACGTAGCAAAGTGAGCAAGGGCAACACATCCATAGAAAATGTGAGCTCAGCCCACCCCTCGCCGTCGTGGTACTGGACTTTTGAGACCCAACGCATTTTGGTAGTTTGTTTACCATTGACTTCAGTAATCCGGCGTTCAAAAAGTTCGTTTGTTGCCTCTTTAAGTTCTTCGTAGGCTTTTCGCTTATCGATGCCAAATGTCGCTCCAAACTCTACCGCACTTATGCGTACTGAAGTTTGGGAGTGCTTGGGAGTACTAAAGGGGCGACGTGAGTCAAGTTTACTAATGGCCGCAAGAACTAGACGTTGTTCCTGGAGATTTAATTTATAAGACGCTCGGACTAAAGCATTAGATTTGGCAACAATATTGTCAGTTAATCCGCCAAAACTTACTGGCCCAACAGGAAACTCTTGTTCGTCAGGAACAAGTTCTGGATCTTCAGCCTCATCCGTCATCAGTGACACCTTTTATTGATGTCGTTATAATAAAAGAGTGACAAAATCAAGTCAAGTCGTCACACACGCTTTGATCACCACCTTTTTGTCACTTATTGTGGATAACAAATGAAATCAGATTTCATTGTGGATAACAGCACCTATCTGTCACTCGACGCCACCTTTTTGTCACTTTAAAGCACCTATCTGTCACTTCACGCCACCTTTTTGTCCACACACACCACCTTTTTGTCACAACACGCAAAAATTATATGCTCATATCTATATGATAATATTCATTTATATTGAGGCACGGGTTTCCTTAAAAACAAGTTTAAAAAGTTTTTTATAAATAACTAAAAATATATTAAAAACATCACCAGCTTTTATTTATTTGCTTCAACAAAAACCCGTTCCACAAACAAAAACACTACACATCATTTAAAATCCAGCGTAACATTGAACACACTAAATTGATGGAGTGAACACAAATGCCTAATGAAACCATAGTAATCGCAGTAGCAAATCATAAAGGTGGATGTGGTAAAACTACAACGGTAGTTAATTTAGCGAGTGAATTTGGAAGATTAGGTCTTCGAGTTCTGGTTGTAGATATGGATCCACAAGCTAATGCATCAATGCATATTGGAAAAAAACACCCTTCTGAAATAACGGTTACCTGTGCAGAGCTCTTAACTTCAGACATTGAAAGACTCCCACAAGCAATCAATGAAGACACCATGCTTGAAAACGTATCCCTTATTTATGGGAGTTTGGCACTGGGACGTACTGAAGATGAAATTCGAGAACAAACACCACGGCCATCAGAAGAATTGCGTCATAAGCTAGAGCCGTTACAAGGCTTATTTGATGTCATTCTAATTGACACGCCACCATCCCTTAAATTATTGACTAGCAACGCATTAGCTGTTGCTACACACGTAATTGTTCCAATTGAATCAGGTAGCCAATATGGTCTTTATGGTGTCGGCGATTTAATGCGTCACTGTACTAAGATTCGCAAAATAAATCCTTCCTTAGAACTTCTTGGAGCGCTTTTAATTCGACACGATGAACGCCAAACAGTATGTAAATTAATTGAGAACGCTGCAAGAGATCAGATTGGGCGCTTAATCCCAATTAAAATTCCAACTTCAACAAAGGTAGCTCAAGCAGCTATCGCACAGTCAAGCATTCACTCAATAGATCGTACCTCTAAAGTGGCACGTGAATTTAAAGAATTGGCTCGATGGATAGTTCAAGAAACCAAAATCGTCGTAACAAAGGAGCCAACTGATGGCGAGTGATATGAAAACCAAGCTGGCGGCTAAATTATTAGCAAATCAAGAACGCCATGCCCAGGCGGAACAAGAGCCTACCGTCGATTTGGGTCGACAACACATGATGATTTCAATTGAAAAAATTGATCCTAATCCATATCAACCAAGGACAATATTTCCAGAAAAAGAGTTGCAATCACTCGCACAGTCAATTCTTGAAACAGGCTTGATTCAACCAATAACAGTTCGAAAACAAAATGATCGTTATCAGCTAATCGCAGGTGAACGCCGTTGGCGTGCCCACATCCACTTAGAAAGGCGGGTAATTGAAGCAATCGTACAAGATGCATCAGACGATGATCTGGCAGTTGCTGCCTTAGCTGAAAACATTGATAGAGAAGACTTAACAGATTTTGAAATTGGGAAAGCAATTCGGCAAGTAGAAGCCCTATTTCCCTCGCGAACCAAGCTAGCTGAAGGGCTTGGTATGAATCGTGAAGATATGTACCGATATTTTGCTTATGATGCGTTGCCCTCATTCATTATTGAAAAACTAGAAAAAGACCCGCGATTACTTTCGCGTACAGCTGCAGCAGATATAAAATCATTATTAACTCGTGAAAATAGCACCCCAGAAGCACTTAATGCCCTTCGTTCAGCTATTGATTTAGTGATTTCCAAAGAATTAGACCAGACTAAAGTTGCCGATTATGTGACTCGTACCCTTCGAGGTGAAACTGTAAGAAGTTCACTACGAATGGCTACTCCGTTAACGAAAGATGGAATTCGGATCGGCTCCATTACACGCGACACTCGCAATCTTGTAATCAAACTAAAATCGACATCAATTACGGAAAAACAAGAGCAAGCGATTCGCGATTTTCTGGATAACCTTGTTGCGCAAAGTAAATAATAGTTTCATTTGTACATGGACCGTGATGAGATTATCCCTGTTTTGAATCTCAAGCTTGGCTCGTTGCTGCCACTTTATGCGGGTTACGCCAACTAGAAAAATATTTGGCCAGGCTGCCAAACACCAACGTTTAGTGGAAATGTCCCATGTTACAAAAGTGCTTAATGTAATCGAAAATATCCTGGTCGATCAGTTCGACTTTCATCATTTTTACCCCCCTTATTTGAAATCAGTCGTAAGGCTTAGCCTCAAAGGATTGAACATCGTTGCTTACAAGTATCCCTTATTCTCTTACACGATCAGTGACCTCAATTCGATAACAATAGTAAGCGCATGCTCTCATTAGTTGTGTGGAATTAAAACGCTTGTTAGATCTAGTCAGATGTTCTATTTGAAGCGTTCTTACAGTTAACTAAAACCGTAAAGCTGAATGAGTGACAAAAAGGTGGTATCAGTAGTGCTTCGATATACTGACGAATTATGTGTTGATGAGTGACAAAAAGGTGGTGTCTGTAGCGCTGCAACATACTGGCAAATTATGAGGGGATGAGCGATTAAGGGGCGGTATCAGTGGTGTAGAGACATACTGGAGAATTATCAGGCGAAGAGTGACAAAAAGGTGGTGCCTGTAGTGCTGTGACATACAGACCAATTATGAGTCGATGAGTGACAAAAAGGTGGTGTCTGTAGCGCTGCAACATACTGGCAAATTATGAGCTTGTGTTCCCTGCTGAAAATAATATTTCACCTCTTTTTGTAATCGGCCTGATGTTGTTGTCCGACTATTTTTTACTGCCACCTACGTGAAAAGTGCTCGAGTAAATTATGAATATGTATCGATTGTAGCAAGTTGCTACACAACTAAATTATGAGTGCATGTATTTTCCTGTGCTTTTTAAGCTATATCAACAATGACTGCGTAACCGACTAAATACGGCCATAACAAAAGATATTCGGTGTGGCGAGTTGATACACATTAATTCCAAGGAAAAAATCTGCATGAGTTTGACATTTGCCCATGCCCTGATCTACTCTTGATTCCCGTAACACAAACCAAGATCAGATCACTATGACTCAAAACTCCTGGGGCGGTCCCCGTCCCGGCTCCGGCAGAAAACCCGTCTCCGAACCCACCGTCACCCTCCGTGTGCCTGTCAGTCACAAGGAAACTGTCGTGGCGCTGGTGCAGCGCCTTAAATCTTCTCCGGTCGTTCGTGTTCCTTCCTGGCTGGAGGTCCATGCACTGGCAGAACAGCCTCCCTTCCTGGCCATCCCTCTCATGAGCCACTCCGTGCGTGCCGGCTTCCCGTCTCCTGCGGACGACTACATCGAGAAACGGATCGATCTCAATGAAGAACTGATCCAGCACCGTGAAGCGACTTTCTTTCTTCGAGTAAGAGGTCACTCCATGGTGGGGGCCGGGATTGATGATGGGGATGAGCTGATCGTGGACCGGGCTGTTACTCCTGCGCATGGCCGTATTGTGGTGGCTGTCGTAGATGGCGAACTGACCGTGAAGCGCTTCTTTCAGCGTGACGGGGTGGTGAAGCTGGTAGCTGAGAGTGCTGATTTTGCGGATATCGAATTCAAGGACGGGCAGGAGATGGTGATCTGGGGGGTAGTGACCAAGGTCATCAAGTCGGTATGACAACCTTTGCCCTGGTTGATGGGAATAACTTCTATGTCTCCTGTGAACGGGTGTTCAACCCGAAGCTGGAAGGCAAACCAGTGGTGGTGCTGTCAAATAATGATGGTTGCGCTGTCGCGCGCTCCCTTGAGGTCAAGGCACTGGGGGTGAAGATGGGCACTCCCTGGTTCCAGATGAAAGATCTGGCCAGACAACATGGCATCATCGCGCTTTCATCCAACTACACCCTGTACGCCGATCTGAGTAACCGCATGATGTCGGTGTTGAGGATGTTCTCTCCTGACCAGGAGGTGTATTCCATTGATGAATGTTTTCTGAAGCTGGATGGGTTTGGGTTTGATCTGTCCGGGTACGGCCAGATCATCCGCCAGCGGGTACACCGCTGGACGGGTATTCCGGTGTGTGTGGGAATCGGTTCTTCTAAAACCCTGGCGAAGCTGGCCAACCATGTGGCAAAGAAACGGCCACAGTGGAATGGGGTGTGTGATCTGGGCTCGCTGTCTGAATCTGAGCTGCATGCATTAATGGCCAGTATCGAAGTCGGTGAGGTCTGGGGAGTCGGCAGAAAGATCCAGGAGAAACTTGCTGCCATGCAGATTCATACTGTGCTGGATCTGAAGCAGGCGGATGCCGGACAAATCCGGCGTTCGTTGTCGGTGGTGGTGGAACGGACGGTGATGGAGTTGCGGGGGATTTCCTGTCTGGCGCTGGAAGAAATGGCGCCAGCCAAGCAGCAGATCATGTGCAGTCGCTCCTTCGGAGCGCCGGTCATGCTTTTGACCGATCTGCGCGAGGCGGTGACCAGCCATGCCAGCCGGGCGGCAGAGAAATTGCGGCGTCAGGCCTCGGTGGCGGGTGCAATTCACGTGTTTATTTGCACCAGTCCATTTAGAGAAGAGGACCCTCAATATAGTCAGGGTTTGACTATCCCCTTGCCGGATGCGACCAGTGATACCAAGAAGCTGGTTAAAGCGGTGTTGTGGGGCTTGAGGCAGATCTATCGGCCGGGGTATCGGTACGCCAAGGCCGGGGTGATGCTGATGAATCTCTCTCCGGCAGCCACTCAACAAAATTCCTTGTTTGCAGATGAAGGGGCGGATGAAGAATCCGCCCGTCTGATGCAGACGATGGATTTGATTAATCGGAAAAGGGGCAAGGATTCACTCTTTATTGCCAGCGCTGGCGTCAGAAAGCATTGGCAGATGAAGCAGGGGAATAAATCACCCTGCTATACCACGGACTGGGGTGAGCTGGCGGTGGTGCGATGCTAGTCCACGGCTCAGACAATGCGGGCCGCCTGGGTTAAAATGAGAGCATGTGTGGACGCTATACTCTTCATGGATCTCCTGCTGCTCTCAAGGCTCATTTCGGCACGACCAACGAATTGGACTTGAAGCCGCGCTTCAATATTGCACCCAGCCAGACGGTGCCGGTGATTGGTTTGGATGCGACCGGTAATCGGGTTTTTATCGAGGCCCGTTGGGGTTTGATTCCTTCCTGGGTGAAAGACTCGGCAGAGTTGCAACAACCGATCAATGCGAAGGCGGAAACCGCCGCCATCAAGCCAATGTTTCGGCATGCCTATCGTAAAAGCCGCATATTGGTGCCGGCGGATGGGTTCTATGAGTGGGTGGTCAAGAACGGGAAGCAGCCTTATCTGATTCGGTTGAAAGACAATGAGCCGATGGGGATGGGGGGATTACTGGAGCACTGGCAGGGTCCTGAAGGTGAGGTGAAAACATTTACGATTCTCACCATTAATGCGAATCCGCTGATGGCGAAGATCCATGAGCGGATGCCGGTGATTATTCGGCCTGAGCATTACGGGTCATGGCTGGATAAGGGATTAACGGATGTGATAAAAATTCAGGAAATGGTGCAGCCATATCCTGAGCGGTTTATGGAGGCTTATCCGGTGAGTCGTGCGGTGAATAGTCCGGCGCATGACTCAAAGGAGTTGATTGAGGCGGTGGAGGGGTGAGAGAGATTGGTCATGGGTGAGGCAGAACCGTTATCGCCCAGAGTTCGACTGAAGGAACTGTTGGCGATACCTGAAGGGTTACGCATCGACGTTCAGTGGGATGAAATTAATGAGTTGGAGATTTCGCTGGCGGGGGTTAATCGAGAAGGCGAGAAGGCGATAAGACGCAAAATACCAGGACGGAATGGGCATCTGTCTGGTTGTGCTGTTGGTCCTAGGAAGAAAATATTCAGAAAATCTGTTGAAAGAAAAACAGAACACAGGTCAAGAATGTTCTCTTGGCAGGCAAAATCTAGATAGATATAATGCCAACTACGTTGGCAGATGCAGGTGGTTTTGTGGTTCATTTTCACCTCTAGACAGCGCCCTCGTACGTTTCCATGACTTTTCTGGCAGCAAAAGTGGCAGTTCTTTATTGGCCACTCCAGCCTTAAATTCAAAAAACCACAGAATATCAACGAGCGTGGATACTTCCGCATCCGCCCGTTGATTTTTTTGTTTTCCACCGGCTTTGCCCGTGGAAAATCGGCAACCGATCCCAAAAACAATCAACCGCCTCCCTGCGAGGTTTGCCTCCGGCCTGGCCACTTCGTTTGCCCAAATTTGACTTACGTCTTTCAAAAAAATCACAAATGCAGTGGCAAAGCCCCCCTTAAAATTCTGCCCATCCAGAAAGTTTGAAGAATCGATTCGTACGGGGGTAATCGGATTCAATGCGATTGTCTGAGTGACGTTACGAAAAATATTTTAAAAAAATAAATATGTTGTAACTATATGTAGATAAATGATTTTCATTATTTTGTTTTGAACAAAATATACGAATAGCCCAAAAACGCCAGCAAACGCTATCTTCGGTTTGGCATACTAGTGATAAATAAGTTTACGTGGAAACGAGCATGTTAAATCAAAGCGGAATTAATTTTGAAGTTCTATCAGCCTTCATCAGTTGTTACAGCAAGATTGTGATAACGACTGCCCGAAAAAAACAATATTGCCGGACGTGTAACTTGATGGCCTTCAAGTCGGCAGATGAACTGGAAGCCACGGCAGATACTGAATTCAAGTCGTGTGTGATGTGTTACCAGGGGTCACTATTCGGTTACAGGATATCTCGCCAGTGGCATCACGTTACAGGGAGTTACTGATATGTCCACCACAGACAAATCCCTGCTATGGCTCTATTTTTGGCGATTTTCGACAGAGCGCATTGTTGCAACGGCACTTGGATTGGACTATAACAAAAACAGAAATACGCTGGCG
The Sulfuricella denitrificans skB26 genome window above contains:
- a CDS encoding ParA family protein, translating into MPNETIVIAVANHKGGCGKTTTVVNLASEFGRLGLRVLVVDMDPQANASMHIGKKHPSEITVTCAELLTSDIERLPQAINEDTMLENVSLIYGSLALGRTEDEIREQTPRPSEELRHKLEPLQGLFDVILIDTPPSLKLLTSNALAVATHVIVPIESGSQYGLYGVGDLMRHCTKIRKINPSLELLGALLIRHDERQTVCKLIENAARDQIGRLIPIKIPTSTKVAQAAIAQSSIHSIDRTSKVAREFKELARWIVQETKIVVTKEPTDGE
- a CDS encoding replication initiation protein; protein product: MTDEAEDPELVPDEQEFPVGPVSFGGLTDNIVAKSNALVRASYKLNLQEQRLVLAAISKLDSRRPFSTPKHSQTSVRISAVEFGATFGIDKRKAYEELKEATNELFERRITEVNGKQTTKMRWVSKVQYHDGEGWAELTFSMDVLPLLTLLREKFTTYSLQRVAGLRSTYSIRIFEMLAQFSSTGLLRIDLADLIRQLDLPYVRYADVARRVIKPAVEELQVKSNLEIEWRSIKEGRAVKSIEFRFREAIQGKLDLAES
- a CDS encoding SOS response-associated peptidase, translating into MCGRYTLHGSPAALKAHFGTTNELDLKPRFNIAPSQTVPVIGLDATGNRVFIEARWGLIPSWVKDSAELQQPINAKAETAAIKPMFRHAYRKSRILVPADGFYEWVVKNGKQPYLIRLKDNEPMGMGGLLEHWQGPEGEVKTFTILTINANPLMAKIHERMPVIIRPEHYGSWLDKGLTDVIKIQEMVQPYPERFMEAYPVSRAVNSPAHDSKELIEAVEG
- a CDS encoding ParB/RepB/Spo0J family partition protein, with amino-acid sequence MKTKLAAKLLANQERHAQAEQEPTVDLGRQHMMISIEKIDPNPYQPRTIFPEKELQSLAQSILETGLIQPITVRKQNDRYQLIAGERRWRAHIHLERRVIEAIVQDASDDDLAVAALAENIDREDLTDFEIGKAIRQVEALFPSRTKLAEGLGMNREDMYRYFAYDALPSFIIEKLEKDPRLLSRTAAADIKSLLTRENSTPEALNALRSAIDLVISKELDQTKVADYVTRTLRGETVRSSLRMATPLTKDGIRIGSITRDTRNLVIKLKSTSITEKQEQAIRDFLDNLVAQSK
- a CDS encoding Y-family DNA polymerase, translated to MTTFALVDGNNFYVSCERVFNPKLEGKPVVVLSNNDGCAVARSLEVKALGVKMGTPWFQMKDLARQHGIIALSSNYTLYADLSNRMMSVLRMFSPDQEVYSIDECFLKLDGFGFDLSGYGQIIRQRVHRWTGIPVCVGIGSSKTLAKLANHVAKKRPQWNGVCDLGSLSESELHALMASIEVGEVWGVGRKIQEKLAAMQIHTVLDLKQADAGQIRRSLSVVVERTVMELRGISCLALEEMAPAKQQIMCSRSFGAPVMLLTDLREAVTSHASRAAEKLRRQASVAGAIHVFICTSPFREEDPQYSQGLTIPLPDATSDTKKLVKAVLWGLRQIYRPGYRYAKAGVMLMNLSPAATQQNSLFADEGADEESARLMQTMDLINRKRGKDSLFIASAGVRKHWQMKQGNKSPCYTTDWGELAVVRC
- a CDS encoding LexA family protein, whose protein sequence is MTQNSWGGPRPGSGRKPVSEPTVTLRVPVSHKETVVALVQRLKSSPVVRVPSWLEVHALAEQPPFLAIPLMSHSVRAGFPSPADDYIEKRIDLNEELIQHREATFFLRVRGHSMVGAGIDDGDELIVDRAVTPAHGRIVVAVVDGELTVKRFFQRDGVVKLVAESADFADIEFKDGQEMVIWGVVTKVIKSV